In Leeia aquatica, a single window of DNA contains:
- the nusA gene encoding transcription termination factor NusA, whose translation MSREILLLVDALAREKNVNKEVVFGALEYALASATKKRYSEDIDVRVQIDRVTGEYQSFRRWEIVEKDVFEFPSKQMMPHEVEEDYPELKLELGEFVEEPLEAIEFGRIGAQTAKQVILQRIRDAEREQLLEDFLARKEHLVNGVIKRMDRNGAIIEAGKLEALLPRDQMIPKENLRVGDRVRAFLAKVERTARGPQLFLSRTSPQFIGKLFELEVPEIEEGLIELKGAARDPGVRAKIAVKSNDPRIDPQGTCIGMRGSRVTAVTNELSGERVDIILWSSDPASFVVNALAPAEISKISVDEEAHSMDVVVDEDQLAIAIGRGGQNVRLASELSGWQINIMTVDQAEEKNAAEFAAIRQLFITTLDVDEEVADVLVDEGFSTLEEVAYVPLAEMLEIDAFDEDTVNELRSRARNALLTRAIASEEQLEAGAMDLQSVDGVDSAIAHKLVEHGIQTRDDLAELAVDELVEMTGIDEERAKALILKARAHWFN comes from the coding sequence ATGAGTCGTGAAATTCTGTTGCTGGTCGACGCGCTGGCTCGGGAAAAGAACGTCAATAAGGAAGTGGTGTTTGGCGCGCTGGAGTATGCGCTGGCCTCGGCCACCAAGAAGCGTTACAGCGAAGATATCGATGTGCGTGTGCAGATCGACCGTGTCACCGGTGAATACCAGAGCTTCCGTCGCTGGGAAATCGTCGAAAAGGACGTGTTCGAATTCCCCAGCAAGCAAATGATGCCGCACGAGGTGGAAGAGGATTATCCGGAACTCAAGCTCGAACTGGGTGAGTTCGTGGAGGAGCCGCTGGAAGCCATTGAATTTGGCCGCATTGGCGCACAGACCGCCAAGCAGGTGATCTTGCAGCGCATCCGTGATGCAGAGCGTGAGCAACTGCTGGAAGACTTCCTGGCCCGCAAGGAACACTTGGTCAATGGCGTGATCAAGCGCATGGACCGTAACGGTGCCATCATCGAAGCCGGCAAGCTGGAAGCCCTGCTGCCGCGTGACCAGATGATCCCGAAGGAAAATCTGCGGGTGGGCGACCGGGTGCGTGCGTTCCTCGCCAAGGTCGAGCGTACCGCACGCGGTCCGCAACTGTTCCTGTCGCGCACCTCGCCGCAATTCATCGGCAAGCTGTTCGAGCTGGAAGTGCCGGAAATTGAAGAAGGCCTGATCGAGCTGAAGGGCGCGGCGCGTGACCCGGGTGTGCGCGCCAAGATCGCAGTCAAAAGCAACGATCCGCGCATTGACCCGCAGGGTACCTGCATTGGCATGCGCGGCAGCCGTGTGACGGCGGTGACCAATGAACTGTCCGGCGAACGCGTGGACATCATCCTGTGGTCCAGCGATCCGGCCAGCTTTGTGGTCAACGCGCTGGCTCCGGCCGAGATCAGCAAGATCTCGGTGGATGAGGAAGCCCATAGCATGGACGTGGTGGTGGATGAAGACCAGCTGGCGATTGCCATCGGTCGCGGTGGCCAGAACGTGCGCCTCGCCTCCGAGCTGTCAGGCTGGCAAATCAACATCATGACCGTGGATCAGGCGGAAGAAAAGAATGCCGCCGAATTCGCGGCCATCCGTCAGCTGTTTATCACCACGCTGGATGTGGATGAAGAAGTGGCGGACGTGCTGGTGGACGAAGGCTTCTCCACGCTGGAAGAAGTAGCCTATGTCCCGCTGGCCGAAATGCTGGAAATCGATGCCTTCGATGAAGACACTGTGAACGAACTGCGCAGTCGTGCCCGTAATGCACTGTTGACCCGTGCCATCGCCAGCGAGGAACAGCTGGAAGCAGGTGCAATGGACCTGCAATCGGTGGACGGTGTGGACAGCGCCATCGCACACAAGCTGGTAGAACATGGTATTCAAACCCGTGATGACCTGGCCGAATTGGCCGTTGATGAGCTGGTCGAGATGACCGGCATCGACGAGGAGCGCGCCAAGGCGCTGATCCTGAAGGCCCGTGCACACTGGTTTAACTGA
- the pnp gene encoding polyribonucleotide nucleotidyltransferase, which translates to MKLQLSSVKKSFQFGQHTVTLETGEIARQASGAVMASMGDTAVLVSVVAAKSVKPGQDFFPLTVDYQERTYAAGKIPGGFFKREGRPSEKEILVSRLIDRPLRPLFPEGFFNEVQIVATVMSVDPEIDPDIPAMLGASAALAVAGVPFDGPIGAARVGYVDGQYVMCPTSTQLKSSQLDLVVAGTETAVLMVESEAQCLPEDVMLGAVVFGHEQMQAAINAILDLAEEGGKDLWDWQAPAQDEALVARVAELAQEGIAAAYRIRDKQARTQALAQVKETTFAAVLTAEMDTVQVNAIKNMVKELEAKVVRGQILAGEPRIDGRDTRTVRPIAIRNSVLPRTHGSVLFTRGETQALVVATLGTPQDVQKIDALMGEYSDRFMLHYNFPPYSTGETGRVGSPKRREIGHGNLAKRALKAVLPAAEDFAYTMRVVSEITESNGSSSMASVCGGCLSLMDAGVPLKAHVAGVAMGLIKEGNRFAVLTDILGDEDHLGDMDFKVAGTEDGVTALQMDIKINGITKEIMKAALEQAKAGRLHILGLMKEAMSGASTEISQHAPRMYTMKINPEKIRDVIGKGGSVIRALTEETGTQINIEEDGTITIASVSAEGAALARKRIEEITAEVEVGAVYTGPVVKVLEFGAIVNLLPNRDGLLHISQIAHERVANVTDYVKEGDVVTVKVLELDEKGRVKLSMKALLPPPEKKPAPADEA; encoded by the coding sequence ATGAAATTGCAATTGAGCAGTGTGAAAAAAAGCTTCCAGTTTGGACAGCATACCGTCACCCTGGAAACCGGCGAAATCGCGCGCCAGGCCAGCGGTGCCGTGATGGCCAGCATGGGCGATACCGCTGTGCTGGTGTCGGTGGTGGCGGCCAAGAGTGTCAAGCCGGGACAGGATTTCTTCCCGCTGACCGTGGATTACCAAGAGCGTACCTACGCCGCCGGCAAGATTCCGGGTGGCTTCTTCAAGCGTGAAGGCCGCCCGAGCGAAAAGGAAATTCTGGTTTCCCGCCTGATCGACCGTCCGCTGCGCCCGCTGTTCCCGGAAGGCTTCTTCAACGAAGTGCAGATCGTGGCTACCGTGATGTCGGTGGACCCGGAGATTGATCCGGACATCCCGGCCATGCTGGGTGCCTCTGCCGCGCTGGCTGTGGCTGGTGTGCCGTTTGATGGCCCGATTGGCGCGGCCCGTGTGGGTTATGTGGATGGCCAGTATGTGATGTGCCCCACTTCCACCCAGCTGAAGTCCTCGCAACTGGACTTGGTGGTGGCCGGTACCGAAACCGCCGTGCTGATGGTGGAATCGGAAGCGCAATGCCTGCCGGAAGATGTGATGCTGGGCGCCGTGGTGTTCGGTCACGAACAGATGCAGGCCGCCATCAACGCCATTCTGGATCTGGCCGAAGAAGGTGGCAAGGACCTGTGGGACTGGCAAGCACCGGCTCAGGACGAAGCGCTGGTAGCCCGTGTAGCCGAGTTGGCACAGGAAGGCATCGCAGCCGCCTATCGTATCCGCGACAAGCAGGCGCGTACTCAGGCGCTGGCACAAGTGAAGGAAACGACTTTTGCCGCTGTCCTCACCGCCGAGATGGACACGGTACAGGTCAACGCCATCAAGAACATGGTGAAAGAGCTGGAAGCCAAGGTGGTTCGTGGTCAGATCCTGGCCGGTGAGCCGCGAATCGACGGTCGTGACACCCGTACCGTGCGCCCGATCGCCATTCGCAACAGCGTGCTGCCGCGTACCCATGGTTCGGTGCTGTTCACCCGTGGTGAAACCCAGGCGCTGGTGGTAGCCACGCTGGGTACCCCGCAAGACGTGCAGAAGATCGACGCACTGATGGGTGAGTACTCTGATCGCTTCATGCTGCACTACAACTTCCCGCCGTACTCCACCGGTGAAACCGGTCGTGTCGGTTCGCCGAAGCGCCGCGAAATCGGTCACGGTAACCTGGCCAAGCGCGCGCTGAAGGCGGTGCTGCCTGCAGCGGAAGACTTCGCCTACACCATGCGTGTGGTGTCCGAGATCACGGAATCCAACGGTTCCTCCTCGATGGCTTCGGTGTGCGGTGGCTGCCTATCGCTGATGGACGCTGGTGTGCCGCTGAAGGCGCACGTGGCCGGCGTGGCCATGGGTCTGATCAAGGAAGGTAACCGTTTTGCGGTGCTGACCGACATTCTGGGTGACGAAGATCACCTGGGCGATATGGACTTCAAGGTAGCCGGCACCGAAGACGGTGTGACCGCGCTGCAGATGGACATCAAGATCAACGGCATCACCAAGGAAATCATGAAGGCCGCGCTGGAGCAAGCCAAGGCGGGCCGTCTGCACATCCTGGGCCTGATGAAGGAAGCCATGTCGGGTGCCTCCACCGAGATTTCGCAGCATGCCCCGCGCATGTACACCATGAAGATCAACCCGGAGAAGATCCGTGACGTGATCGGCAAGGGTGGCTCGGTGATCCGTGCGCTGACCGAAGAAACCGGTACCCAGATCAATATCGAAGAAGATGGCACCATTACCATCGCTTCGGTGAGTGCTGAAGGTGCCGCACTGGCCCGCAAGCGCATCGAAGAAATCACGGCGGAAGTGGAAGTGGGCGCGGTGTATACCGGCCCGGTGGTGAAGGTGCTGGAGTTCGGTGCCATCGTCAATCTGCTGCCGAACCGCGATGGCCTGCTGCATATCAGCCAGATTGCCCACGAGCGCGTGGCCAATGTGACCGACTATGTGAAGGAAGGCGACGTGGTCACCGTGAAGGTGCTGGAGCTGGACGAGAAGGGCCGTGTCAAACTGTCGATGAAGGCGCTGCTGCCGCCGCCGGAGAAGAAACCGGCCCCGGCTGACGAAGCCTGA
- the rpsO gene encoding 30S ribosomal protein S15, producing the protein MAITVAQKAEVIGKFQRAAGDTGSSEVQIALLTTRINDLTGHFKNNSKDHHSRRGLLRMVSRRRKLLDYLKRTDLDLYRSLIERLGLRK; encoded by the coding sequence ATGGCGATTACCGTTGCCCAGAAAGCCGAAGTGATTGGCAAGTTCCAGCGTGCCGCTGGTGATACCGGTTCTTCCGAAGTGCAGATTGCACTGCTGACCACCCGTATCAATGACCTGACCGGCCACTTCAAGAACAACAGCAAGGATCACCATTCCCGCCGCGGTCTGCTGCGGATGGTGAGCCGTCGTCGCAAGCTGCTGGACTACCTGAAGCGTACCGATCTGGATCTGTATCGTTCGCTGATCGAACGTCTGGGCCTGCGTAAATAA
- the truB gene encoding tRNA pseudouridine(55) synthase TruB produces the protein MSKPRRIKRRVDGVLLLDKPEGASSNQVLQKVRWLYQAEKAGHTGVLDPLATGLLPLCFGEATKFAQRWLDADKAYRATVQLGATTTTGDREGEVLQTWPVTVDEAALRAVLPQFLGPQMQVPPLYSALKHQGRPLYEYARAGQEIERAARAIHIYALELQSCSFPQFVLDVRCSKGTYIRTLAEDMGKALGCGAHLAGLRRTETGGFSLDQAVTVEELEAMDPAQRDELLLPVDRLLGDLPQLQLSANDAGRLTHGQAVRHDGQPGQQRVYGPEGRFLGLGEIRLDGMLYPSRMMGGANEPKLSAAE, from the coding sequence ATGAGTAAACCTCGCCGCATCAAACGGCGGGTGGATGGTGTGCTGCTGCTGGACAAGCCTGAAGGCGCATCCAGCAACCAGGTACTACAAAAGGTGCGCTGGCTGTACCAGGCCGAAAAGGCAGGCCATACCGGCGTGCTGGATCCGCTGGCGACTGGACTGCTGCCGCTGTGCTTTGGAGAAGCCACCAAATTTGCGCAGCGCTGGCTGGATGCCGACAAAGCCTACCGGGCCACGGTACAACTGGGCGCCACCACCACCACCGGCGACCGCGAAGGCGAGGTATTGCAGACCTGGCCAGTGACCGTGGATGAGGCCGCGTTGCGTGCCGTGCTGCCACAGTTTCTTGGCCCGCAGATGCAGGTGCCACCGCTGTACTCGGCACTCAAGCACCAGGGCCGCCCCTTGTACGAATATGCCCGTGCCGGACAGGAAATTGAACGAGCGGCGCGCGCGATTCACATTTATGCGTTAGAATTGCAGTCTTGCTCGTTTCCGCAGTTTGTTCTGGATGTGCGTTGCTCCAAAGGCACTTATATCCGGACCCTGGCGGAAGACATGGGCAAGGCTTTGGGCTGTGGTGCGCATCTGGCAGGCCTGCGCCGTACCGAAACCGGTGGCTTTTCACTGGATCAGGCGGTGACGGTTGAGGAACTGGAAGCGATGGACCCTGCTCAAAGGGATGAATTGTTGTTGCCGGTAGACCGCCTGTTGGGTGATCTGCCGCAATTGCAACTGTCGGCGAACGATGCCGGCAGGCTGACCCACGGTCAGGCTGTACGCCATGACGGCCAGCCGGGGCAGCAACGGGTATACGGGCCAGAAGGCCGTTTCCTCGGACTCGGGGAAATCAGGCTGGACGGCATGCTGTATCCGTCGCGCATGATGGGTGGTGCCAATGAGCCCAAGCTGTCTGCTGCGGAATGA
- the infB gene encoding translation initiation factor IF-2, with protein sequence MGTTNVAQFAEELKLRPELLLDQLRAAGVSKSSLNDQLSEADKSRLLDYLRRQHGAASDKKITLTSRQTTTIKQADGAGRGRTIQVEVKKKRVFEKREPQAAEAPVAEADLALEAPVPVIETPVVEAPEVVVAQPEPVIEAPVVEVVPEPVVVVEPEPEPVVEPVVVAEVEAAQPEPVAEAPAAAPQPAAEAKSKTQGTLHVKHAFLTPEEIAAREQDAKRQAELRARQEADRQARLDREERLRRAQAAQQQAAAAPKPAEAAPARGAAAKPAAPAATDRKDAAPSKDNKDARKGGGRDERDDGNRKRGLKVRGGADSNDRRSRKGGKRGGSDANSTFQAPTEPMVRDVAVPETITVAELAHRMAVKAAEVIKTMMKMGSMVTINQVLDQETAMIVVEEMGHVAKAAKLDDPEAMLADADEQHQDYQLSSRAPVVTVMGHVDHGKTSLLDYIRRAKVASGEAGGITQHIGAYHVETSRGMITFLDTPGHEAFTAMRARGAKVTDLVVLVVAADDGVMPQTIEAIHHAKAAEVPIVVAVNKIDKPDANPERIRQELVQHEVVPEDWGGDAMFVEVSAKQGTGIDELLEGILLQAEVLELTAPVDAPAKGIVIEARLDKGRGPVTTLLVTSGTLRRGDVVLAGGVYGRVRAMLDENGKPVDEAGPSIPVEILGLSDVPNAGEDAMVLADERKAREIALFRQGKFRDVKLARQQAAKLEGMFEQMGEGEVKTLPLIIKSDVQGSYEALAQSLQKLSTEEVKVNIIHSAVGAISESDVNLAIASGAVIIGFNVRADAQSRRLAEGNGVDIRYYNIIYQAVDEVKSALSGMLAPEKREQVIGMVEVRQVFVISKVGTIAGCYVQDGMVKRHAGVRVLRNNVVIHQGELDSLKRFKDDVKEVRSNFECGLSLKNYNDLVEGDLLEIFEVVEVARSL encoded by the coding sequence ATGGGAACGACAAACGTCGCACAATTTGCGGAAGAGCTCAAGCTGCGGCCTGAGCTGCTGCTGGACCAGCTGCGCGCGGCCGGGGTGAGCAAGTCTTCATTGAATGATCAGCTGTCTGAGGCCGACAAGTCCCGGTTGCTGGACTACCTGCGCCGTCAGCATGGCGCAGCATCGGACAAGAAGATTACCTTGACCAGCCGCCAAACCACCACCATCAAGCAAGCAGATGGTGCCGGTCGCGGCCGCACCATTCAGGTGGAAGTCAAAAAGAAGCGGGTCTTCGAGAAGCGCGAACCACAAGCTGCGGAAGCCCCGGTGGCGGAAGCCGACCTTGCGCTGGAAGCTCCGGTGCCGGTGATTGAAACGCCGGTGGTCGAGGCACCTGAAGTGGTGGTAGCCCAGCCGGAGCCGGTTATCGAAGCCCCGGTAGTGGAGGTGGTGCCGGAGCCGGTCGTGGTGGTCGAACCGGAACCCGAGCCGGTGGTGGAGCCCGTGGTGGTGGCCGAAGTTGAAGCGGCCCAGCCGGAGCCGGTGGCTGAAGCACCGGCAGCGGCACCGCAGCCTGCCGCAGAGGCCAAATCCAAGACCCAGGGTACCCTGCATGTCAAACATGCCTTCCTGACACCGGAAGAAATCGCCGCGCGTGAGCAGGATGCCAAGCGCCAGGCGGAGCTGCGCGCTCGCCAGGAGGCCGATCGTCAGGCCCGTCTGGATCGCGAAGAGCGTCTGCGTCGTGCACAAGCTGCCCAGCAGCAGGCTGCTGCTGCGCCGAAGCCTGCGGAAGCCGCACCGGCCCGTGGTGCTGCGGCCAAGCCCGCCGCACCGGCCGCGACCGACCGCAAGGATGCCGCGCCGAGCAAGGACAACAAGGACGCCCGCAAGGGTGGTGGCCGTGATGAGCGTGACGATGGCAACCGCAAGCGTGGCCTGAAGGTGCGCGGTGGTGCCGATAGTAACGACCGTCGTTCCCGCAAGGGTGGCAAGCGTGGTGGCAGCGATGCCAACTCCACCTTCCAGGCGCCGACCGAGCCGATGGTGCGTGACGTTGCGGTGCCGGAAACCATTACCGTGGCCGAACTGGCGCACCGCATGGCGGTGAAAGCGGCTGAAGTGATCAAGACCATGATGAAGATGGGGTCGATGGTCACCATCAATCAGGTGCTAGACCAGGAAACCGCCATGATCGTGGTGGAAGAAATGGGCCACGTCGCCAAGGCCGCCAAGCTGGATGACCCGGAAGCCATGCTGGCCGATGCCGACGAGCAACATCAGGATTACCAGCTGTCGTCTCGTGCACCGGTGGTGACGGTGATGGGTCACGTTGACCACGGCAAGACCTCTCTGCTGGATTACATCCGCCGCGCCAAGGTGGCATCGGGCGAAGCGGGTGGCATTACCCAGCATATTGGTGCGTATCACGTGGAAACCAGCCGTGGCATGATCACCTTCCTCGACACGCCGGGTCACGAGGCGTTTACCGCCATGCGTGCCCGTGGTGCCAAGGTGACCGACTTGGTGGTGCTGGTGGTGGCCGCTGACGACGGCGTGATGCCGCAAACGATTGAAGCCATTCACCACGCCAAGGCGGCGGAAGTGCCGATCGTGGTGGCAGTGAACAAGATCGACAAGCCGGATGCTAATCCCGAGCGGATTCGCCAGGAACTGGTGCAGCATGAAGTGGTGCCGGAAGACTGGGGTGGCGATGCCATGTTTGTCGAAGTGTCGGCCAAGCAAGGTACCGGCATTGACGAACTGCTGGAAGGCATCCTGCTGCAGGCCGAAGTGCTGGAGCTGACCGCGCCGGTCGATGCACCAGCCAAGGGTATTGTGATCGAAGCCCGTCTGGACAAGGGCCGTGGCCCGGTCACCACCCTGTTGGTGACCAGCGGTACGCTGCGTCGCGGTGATGTGGTGCTGGCCGGTGGTGTGTATGGCCGTGTCCGTGCCATGCTGGATGAAAACGGCAAGCCGGTGGATGAAGCTGGCCCGTCGATTCCGGTCGAGATTCTCGGTCTGTCCGATGTACCGAATGCCGGTGAAGATGCCATGGTGCTGGCCGATGAGCGCAAGGCACGTGAAATTGCCCTGTTCCGTCAAGGCAAGTTCCGCGACGTCAAGCTGGCCCGCCAGCAGGCTGCGAAGCTGGAAGGCATGTTCGAACAGATGGGCGAGGGCGAGGTCAAGACCCTGCCGTTGATCATCAAGTCTGACGTGCAAGGCTCCTACGAAGCGCTGGCGCAGTCACTGCAGAAGTTGTCGACCGAAGAAGTGAAGGTCAACATCATCCACAGCGCAGTGGGTGCCATCAGCGAATCCGACGTCAACCTGGCGATTGCCTCCGGCGCCGTCATTATCGGCTTCAACGTGCGTGCCGATGCACAATCGCGCCGTCTGGCCGAAGGCAATGGCGTGGACATCCGCTACTACAACATCATTTACCAGGCGGTGGATGAGGTGAAGTCGGCGCTGTCCGGCATGCTGGCACCGGAGAAGCGCGAGCAGGTCATCGGTATGGTGGAAGTGCGTCAGGTGTTCGTCATCTCCAAGGTGGGGACGATCGCCGGCTGCTACGTGCAGGATGGTATGGTCAAGCGCCACGCCGGGGTGCGTGTGCTGCGTAACAACGTGGTCATCCACCAGGGTGAGCTGGACTCGCTCAAGCGCTTCAAGGACGACGTCAAGGAAGTGCGCTCCAACTTTGAGTGCGGCCTGTCGCTGAAGAACTATAACGACCTGGTCGAAGGTGACCTGCTGGAAATCTTCGAAGTCGTGGAAGTGGCCCGTTCGCTGTAA
- the rbfA gene encoding 30S ribosome-binding factor RbfA, with protein MAKHFTRADRVAQQLQKDIAELIRAELDHPRASLITITDVEVTRDYSHAKVFYTFLGEETAREEIADKLEAAKGFLRSQLARGFKLFKMPELHFVYDLSVEQGVQLDQLISRANPTPASDE; from the coding sequence ATGGCCAAACATTTTACCCGGGCTGACCGGGTGGCACAGCAGCTGCAAAAAGACATCGCCGAGTTGATTCGCGCCGAGCTGGATCATCCGCGTGCTTCGCTGATTACCATCACCGATGTGGAAGTAACGCGCGATTACTCGCACGCCAAGGTGTTCTACACCTTCCTCGGTGAGGAAACCGCTCGTGAAGAGATCGCCGACAAGCTGGAGGCGGCCAAAGGCTTCTTGCGCTCGCAACTGGCGCGCGGCTTCAAGCTGTTCAAGATGCCGGAACTGCACTTTGTCTACGACCTGTCGGTCGAGCAAGGGGTGCAGCTGGATCAATTGATCAGCCGCGCCAACCCAACTCCGGCCAGCGATGAGTAA
- the rimP gene encoding ribosome maturation factor RimP gives MDIRALVEHTLGGMGFELVDLVVTPRGGFQLFIDRLDQSNGGVTIDDCVRVSNQLSNVFLVENVDYDRLEVSSPGLDRLLNKPADFVRFAGRKIKVKLRTPLDGHKRLVGHLKGLQDDVLTLEVNGQAQAVPMSQVDKVRLEPEF, from the coding sequence ATGGACATTCGCGCATTGGTCGAACACACGCTGGGCGGGATGGGGTTTGAGCTGGTTGATCTGGTGGTAACCCCTCGCGGCGGCTTTCAGCTGTTTATCGACCGGCTGGACCAGAGCAATGGTGGCGTCACCATTGATGACTGCGTGCGGGTCAGCAACCAGTTGAGCAACGTTTTCCTGGTGGAGAACGTGGATTATGACCGGCTGGAGGTGTCCTCGCCGGGTCTGGATCGCTTGCTGAACAAACCGGCGGATTTTGTACGCTTTGCCGGTCGCAAGATCAAGGTCAAGCTGCGCACCCCGCTTGATGGGCACAAACGCTTGGTAGGGCATCTGAAAGGGCTGCAGGACGATGTGCTGACCCTTGAGGTGAACGGTCAGGCACAGGCGGTACCGATGTCGCAGGTCGACAAGGTGCGGCTGGAACCGGAATTCTAA